A window of Vespa velutina chromosome 15, iVesVel2.1, whole genome shotgun sequence contains these coding sequences:
- the LOC124954518 gene encoding protein lingerer isoform X2: MSSSNKTSVSSSGRGTNKNKLSQQHGKSDHHQTKSSDSTKHDKVQPNTVQVRHAQIIDTRMGGVEDPVFKERIKEVMDLTCRSEDEVIMALHDSDGDLNRAAIDLLEGVKTEWEVKKKKPRQPSGSKQTADQPGGQNDGGDWEERRNQRSGGPPRMRGRANHDNREWRGRENKENERNMEESARDGSYSGSRRGRGGPGRSGRGGRGGGRGLGPRTFANRNDPASTSSTHSFSRPIDTWAGSEEQQQSIQEPKMEAWNNYESTEDWDNEEYTGSLADTKVFTPSTSLTEQAPVHDEPKTSDLQTMQSNQTVNLGLLQQEEISKLSEIPTIQQQALIPQQAQQQQTVLSLPTMQLSQQPNAISGGVLTAAQTQYLTQLTQQTSENLKTAGQSSFPSSITNQPQRQSKQRPRVPPPSKIPSSAVEMPGDAVNSGIGFLDVQFGALEFGSDSSSLDGSANEKYNSSNNTISNVDVPSTTNTVNTAGTNSSIDIETTQTSTTPFNATSQMLSSSDSLPVSNDHSINSQTFAGRGTTGQTLDITKQDFTSQVSPGNAATYGAATYQSQKTSFQPSSATQSSYNTYSTNTQSGQSFQTVSVTNANTYSATATVSQTSYNSSSSFPQSNSSNFSQASPSASTSAASVYNQPTTTNQVYQSTSGYASTTTSQYQPSSVATNTVSNSNAGYQTSGYQGSSSFQSTPQAYQPSATTFSSPITQTTGPYQSAAQSVYASAYGNYTSQPQTASHNHKLNSSTTKDSQYESSTTTSNNSLATTTTTTLGLSSASVNSSQTKVTSSNAVPKSTSSGVVTGSSGTGNITGGGAAGSMAPMLSHQYIMGQGVPYTFQQPMYSYEDLQLMQQRIPHMPTTGYYDAALGYQTTGPATSLGGARGDALSGVQGVQGVQGVQGAYTSISDARFARNDSNASPVPSTMSQQTATQHQQPMMNPTLPPGYAYFTYSGGIMPGGFQYGTPAIYPIATAGNAGTNSGAYSAKPGSYGSGYGGGASYDALASAGPSGEYKAAGSNYTGTQAGKTGTSTGNTNTGGSSATDISATMYAKSHVALSKVNSYEKQAFHSATPPPFGITGSQNAGLPGGYGTPHLFIPTMPHQLHQPLHQDGTNSTGQRSNTSSQNKAQAKPGYSPSYWAGSN, encoded by the exons cCAAATACTGTTCAGGTCCGGCATGCACAGATCATTGACACTCGCATGGGAGGAGTTGAAGATCCAGTATTTAAAGAACGGATCAAAGAAGTTATGGATTTAACGTGTCGTTCCGAAGATGAAGTCATTATGGCTTTGCACGATAGCGATGGAGATTTGAATCGTGCGGCCATTGATCTCTTGGAAGGTGTTAAAACAGAATGGGaagtcaaaaaaaagaagcctCGTCAACCAAGTGGCTCAAAGCAAACTGCTGATCAACCAGGTGGTCAAAATGATGGCGGTGATTGGGAAGAAAGACGTAATCAACGAAGTGGTGGACCACCACGAATGCGAGGTCGTGCGAATCATGACAACCGTGAAT GGCGTGGTcgtgaaaataaagagaatgaaagaaacatgGAAGAGAGCGCTCGAGATGGCAGCTACAGTGGCAGTAGAAGAGGACGAGGAGGTCCTGGTAGATCAGGACGTGGAGGTCGTGGAGGTGGAAGAGGTCTTGGACCACGAACATTTGCGAATCGTAATGATCCTGCTTCAACTTCTTCGACTCATAGTTTTAGTCGACCAATTGACACTTGGGCAGGTAGCGAAGAACAGCAACAAAGCATTCAGGAACCAAAAATGG AAGCTTGGAATAATTATGAATCAACAGAAGATTGGGATAATGAGGAATATACAGGATCATTAGCAGATACAAAAGTTTTTACTCCAAGTACGTCTTTAACTGAACAAGCTCCTGTACATGATGAACCAAAGACTTCAGATTTACAAACGATGCAGTCAAATCAGACTGTTAACCTGGGACTATTGCAACAAGAA gaaatatcaaaattatctgAAATACCAACGATACAACAACAAGCATTAATTCCACAACAAGCTCAACAGCAACAAACTGTGCTGAGCTTACCAACAATGCAACTTTCACAACAACCAAATGCTATTAGTGGTGGTGTATTAACTGCTGCACAAACTCAATATTTGACACAGCTAACTCAACAAACTAGTGAAAATCTAAAAACAGCAGGACAGTCTTCATTTCCATCTTCAATAACAAATCAG CCCCAAAGACAATCCAAACAACGTCCAAGAGTACCACCTCCGTCTAAAATACCATCTAGTGCGGTAGAAATGCCGGGCGATGCAGTCAACAGTGGCATCGGATTTCTCGATGTTCAGTTTGGCGCACTTGAATTTGGAAGTGATTCAAGCTCGCTTGATGGTTCagctaatgaaaaatataattcaagtAATAATACCATCTCTAATGTTGACGTTCCATCTACCACAAATACTGTAAACACAGCTGGGACAAATAGTTCCATTGATATTGAAACTACACAAACTTCCACAACACCATTTAATGCCACTTCTCAAAtg ttatcGAGCAGTGACAGTTTACCAGTATCAAATGATCATTCAATAAATTCTCAAACTTTTGCGGGACGTGGAACTACTGGTCAAACTTTGGATATAACCAAACAGGATTTCACATCGCAAGTTTCTCCAGGAAATGCAGCTACGTATGGCGCAGCGACGTATCAATCCCAAAAGACATCATTTCAACCGTCTAGTGCCACACAAAGCAGTTATAACACATATTCTACAAATACGCAATCAGGACAGTCTTTCCAGACTGTTTCAGTCACAAACGCCAATACGTATTCTGCAACTGCAACAGTATCACAAACAAGTTATaattcttcatcatcattcCCACAATCAAATTCTTCAAACTTTAGTCAAGCATCTCCTTCTGCATCAACATCCGCAGCTTCTGTTTACAATCAGCCAACTACTACCAATCAG GTATATCAATCAACGAGTGGTTATGCATCCACAACAACCTCTCAATATCAACCATCTTCTGTAGCTACAAATACTGTATCAAATAGTAATGCTGGATACCAAACAAGTGGTTACCAAGGATCTTCTTCATTTCAATCTACTCCTCAAGCTTATCAACCATCTGCTACTACATTTAGTTCACCTATTACTCAGACCACTGGACCTTATCAAAGTGCAGCACAATCC GTTTATGCGAGTGCGTATGGAAATTACACAAGTCAACCACAAACTGCATCTCACAACCATAAGCTGAATAGTAGTACAACAAAGGATTCCCAATATGAAAGTAGTACAACGACTTCTAACAATTCTCTtgctacgacgacgacaactacATTAGGGCTTAGTTCAGCTTCTGTGAATAGTTCTCAAACAAAAGTAACTAGTTCGAATG cTGTACCAAAAAGTACATCGAGCGGCGTTGTAACGGGTAGTAGTGGCACTGGCAATATAACAGGCGGAGGAGCAGCAGGCAGTATGGCACCGATGCTTAGTCACCAGTACATTATGGGTCAGGGAGTGCCATATACATTTCAACAACCAATGTACAGCTACGAAGACTTACAACTTATGCAACAAAGAATACCGCATATG CCAACTACTGGTTACTATGACGCGGCTCTGGGCTATCAGACGACTGGACCAGCAACCAGTCTTGGTGGGGCACGAGGTGATGCGTTGTCTGGTGTACAAGGTGTTCAAGGAGTGCAAGGTGTCCAAGGAGCTTATACCAGTATTAGCGACGCTAGGTTTGCCAGAAATGATAGTAATGCGTCACCGGTTCCTTCTACTATGTCGCAACAG ACTGCTACACAGCATCAACAACCTATGATGAATCCAACACTTCCTCCAGGTTACGCATATTTCACATATAGCGGAGGCATAATGCCAGGAGGTTTTCAATATGGAACTCCTGCTATTTATCCC ATAGCAACTGCAGGAAATGCTGGTACAAATAGCGGAGCGTACAGCGCTAAACCAGGAAGTTATGGATCTGGTTATGGCGGTGGTGCAAGTTACGATGCTTTAGCATCCGCAGGGCCATCCGGAGAGTATAAAGCTGCTGGGAGTAATTATACTGGTACACAGGCGGGCAAAACTGGTACTTCTACAGGAAATACCAATACTGGTGGATCATCTGCGACTGATATTAGTGCAACGATGTATGCAAAGAGTCACGTAGCACTTAGCAAAGTAAAT TCATATGAAAAACAAGCTTTCCATTCTGCGACTCCACCGCCATTTGGTATTACTGGTAGCCAAAATGCAGGATTGCCTGGAGGATACGGCACGCCGCACTTATTTATACCAACGATGCCTCATCAATTACATCAACCACTTCATCAGGATGGTACCAACAGCACAGGTCAAAGGTCCAATACAAGTTCACAAAACAAAGCTCAAGCTAAGCCTGGTTACAGTCCTAGCTATTGGGCTGGaagcaattaa
- the LOC124954518 gene encoding protein lingerer isoform X1 has protein sequence MSSSNKTSVSSSGRGTNKNKLSQQHGKSDHHQTKSSDSTKHDKVQPNTVQVRHAQIIDTRMGGVEDPVFKERIKEVMDLTCRSEDEVIMALHDSDGDLNRAAIDLLEGVKTEWEVKKKKPRQPSGSKQTADQPGGQNDGGDWEERRNQRSGGPPRMRGRANHDNREWRGRENKENERNMEESARDGSYSGSRRGRGGPGRSGRGGRGGGRGLGPRTFANRNDPASTSSTHSFSRPIDTWAGSEEQQQSIQEPKMEAWNNYESTEDWDNEEYTGSLADTKVFTPSTSLTEQAPVHDEPKTSDLQTMQSNQTVNLGLLQQEEISKLSEIPTIQQQALIPQQAQQQQTVLSLPTMQLSQQPNAISGGVLTAAQTQYLTQLTQQTSENLKTAGQSSFPSSITNQPQRQSKQRPRVPPPSKIPSSAVEMPGDAVNSGIGFLDVQFGALEFGSDSSSLDGSANEKYNSSNNTISNVDVPSTTNTVNTAGTNSSIDIETTQTSTTPFNATSQMLSSSDSLPVSNDHSINSQTFAGRGTTGQTLDITKQDFTSQVSPGNAATYGAATYQSQKTSFQPSSATQSSYNTYSTNTQSGQSFQTVSVTNANTYSATATVSQTSYNSSSSFPQSNSSNFSQASPSASTSAASVYNQPTTTNQVYQSTSGYASTTTSQYQPSSVATNTVSNSNAGYQTSGYQGSSSFQSTPQAYQPSATTFSSPITQTTGPYQSAAQSVYASAYGNYTSQPQTASHNHKLNSSTTKDSQYESSTTTSNNSLATTTTTTLGLSSASVNSSQTKVTSSNAVPKSTSSGVVTGSSGTGNITGGGAAGSMAPMLSHQYIMGQGVPYTFQQPMYSYEDLQLMQQRIPHMPTTGYYDAALGYQTTGPATSLGGARGDALSGVQGVQGVQGVQGAYTSISDARFARNDSNASPVPSTMSQQTATQHQQPMMNPTLPPGYAYFTYSGGIMPGGFQYGTPAIYPQIATAGNAGTNSGAYSAKPGSYGSGYGGGASYDALASAGPSGEYKAAGSNYTGTQAGKTGTSTGNTNTGGSSATDISATMYAKSHVALSKVNSYEKQAFHSATPPPFGITGSQNAGLPGGYGTPHLFIPTMPHQLHQPLHQDGTNSTGQRSNTSSQNKAQAKPGYSPSYWAGSN, from the exons cCAAATACTGTTCAGGTCCGGCATGCACAGATCATTGACACTCGCATGGGAGGAGTTGAAGATCCAGTATTTAAAGAACGGATCAAAGAAGTTATGGATTTAACGTGTCGTTCCGAAGATGAAGTCATTATGGCTTTGCACGATAGCGATGGAGATTTGAATCGTGCGGCCATTGATCTCTTGGAAGGTGTTAAAACAGAATGGGaagtcaaaaaaaagaagcctCGTCAACCAAGTGGCTCAAAGCAAACTGCTGATCAACCAGGTGGTCAAAATGATGGCGGTGATTGGGAAGAAAGACGTAATCAACGAAGTGGTGGACCACCACGAATGCGAGGTCGTGCGAATCATGACAACCGTGAAT GGCGTGGTcgtgaaaataaagagaatgaaagaaacatgGAAGAGAGCGCTCGAGATGGCAGCTACAGTGGCAGTAGAAGAGGACGAGGAGGTCCTGGTAGATCAGGACGTGGAGGTCGTGGAGGTGGAAGAGGTCTTGGACCACGAACATTTGCGAATCGTAATGATCCTGCTTCAACTTCTTCGACTCATAGTTTTAGTCGACCAATTGACACTTGGGCAGGTAGCGAAGAACAGCAACAAAGCATTCAGGAACCAAAAATGG AAGCTTGGAATAATTATGAATCAACAGAAGATTGGGATAATGAGGAATATACAGGATCATTAGCAGATACAAAAGTTTTTACTCCAAGTACGTCTTTAACTGAACAAGCTCCTGTACATGATGAACCAAAGACTTCAGATTTACAAACGATGCAGTCAAATCAGACTGTTAACCTGGGACTATTGCAACAAGAA gaaatatcaaaattatctgAAATACCAACGATACAACAACAAGCATTAATTCCACAACAAGCTCAACAGCAACAAACTGTGCTGAGCTTACCAACAATGCAACTTTCACAACAACCAAATGCTATTAGTGGTGGTGTATTAACTGCTGCACAAACTCAATATTTGACACAGCTAACTCAACAAACTAGTGAAAATCTAAAAACAGCAGGACAGTCTTCATTTCCATCTTCAATAACAAATCAG CCCCAAAGACAATCCAAACAACGTCCAAGAGTACCACCTCCGTCTAAAATACCATCTAGTGCGGTAGAAATGCCGGGCGATGCAGTCAACAGTGGCATCGGATTTCTCGATGTTCAGTTTGGCGCACTTGAATTTGGAAGTGATTCAAGCTCGCTTGATGGTTCagctaatgaaaaatataattcaagtAATAATACCATCTCTAATGTTGACGTTCCATCTACCACAAATACTGTAAACACAGCTGGGACAAATAGTTCCATTGATATTGAAACTACACAAACTTCCACAACACCATTTAATGCCACTTCTCAAAtg ttatcGAGCAGTGACAGTTTACCAGTATCAAATGATCATTCAATAAATTCTCAAACTTTTGCGGGACGTGGAACTACTGGTCAAACTTTGGATATAACCAAACAGGATTTCACATCGCAAGTTTCTCCAGGAAATGCAGCTACGTATGGCGCAGCGACGTATCAATCCCAAAAGACATCATTTCAACCGTCTAGTGCCACACAAAGCAGTTATAACACATATTCTACAAATACGCAATCAGGACAGTCTTTCCAGACTGTTTCAGTCACAAACGCCAATACGTATTCTGCAACTGCAACAGTATCACAAACAAGTTATaattcttcatcatcattcCCACAATCAAATTCTTCAAACTTTAGTCAAGCATCTCCTTCTGCATCAACATCCGCAGCTTCTGTTTACAATCAGCCAACTACTACCAATCAG GTATATCAATCAACGAGTGGTTATGCATCCACAACAACCTCTCAATATCAACCATCTTCTGTAGCTACAAATACTGTATCAAATAGTAATGCTGGATACCAAACAAGTGGTTACCAAGGATCTTCTTCATTTCAATCTACTCCTCAAGCTTATCAACCATCTGCTACTACATTTAGTTCACCTATTACTCAGACCACTGGACCTTATCAAAGTGCAGCACAATCC GTTTATGCGAGTGCGTATGGAAATTACACAAGTCAACCACAAACTGCATCTCACAACCATAAGCTGAATAGTAGTACAACAAAGGATTCCCAATATGAAAGTAGTACAACGACTTCTAACAATTCTCTtgctacgacgacgacaactacATTAGGGCTTAGTTCAGCTTCTGTGAATAGTTCTCAAACAAAAGTAACTAGTTCGAATG cTGTACCAAAAAGTACATCGAGCGGCGTTGTAACGGGTAGTAGTGGCACTGGCAATATAACAGGCGGAGGAGCAGCAGGCAGTATGGCACCGATGCTTAGTCACCAGTACATTATGGGTCAGGGAGTGCCATATACATTTCAACAACCAATGTACAGCTACGAAGACTTACAACTTATGCAACAAAGAATACCGCATATG CCAACTACTGGTTACTATGACGCGGCTCTGGGCTATCAGACGACTGGACCAGCAACCAGTCTTGGTGGGGCACGAGGTGATGCGTTGTCTGGTGTACAAGGTGTTCAAGGAGTGCAAGGTGTCCAAGGAGCTTATACCAGTATTAGCGACGCTAGGTTTGCCAGAAATGATAGTAATGCGTCACCGGTTCCTTCTACTATGTCGCAACAG ACTGCTACACAGCATCAACAACCTATGATGAATCCAACACTTCCTCCAGGTTACGCATATTTCACATATAGCGGAGGCATAATGCCAGGAGGTTTTCAATATGGAACTCCTGCTATTTATCCC CAGATAGCAACTGCAGGAAATGCTGGTACAAATAGCGGAGCGTACAGCGCTAAACCAGGAAGTTATGGATCTGGTTATGGCGGTGGTGCAAGTTACGATGCTTTAGCATCCGCAGGGCCATCCGGAGAGTATAAAGCTGCTGGGAGTAATTATACTGGTACACAGGCGGGCAAAACTGGTACTTCTACAGGAAATACCAATACTGGTGGATCATCTGCGACTGATATTAGTGCAACGATGTATGCAAAGAGTCACGTAGCACTTAGCAAAGTAAAT TCATATGAAAAACAAGCTTTCCATTCTGCGACTCCACCGCCATTTGGTATTACTGGTAGCCAAAATGCAGGATTGCCTGGAGGATACGGCACGCCGCACTTATTTATACCAACGATGCCTCATCAATTACATCAACCACTTCATCAGGATGGTACCAACAGCACAGGTCAAAGGTCCAATACAAGTTCACAAAACAAAGCTCAAGCTAAGCCTGGTTACAGTCCTAGCTATTGGGCTGGaagcaattaa
- the LOC124954518 gene encoding protein lingerer isoform X3 — protein sequence MSSSNKTSVSSSGRGTNKNKLSQQHGKSDHHQTKSSDSTKHDKVQPNTVQVRHAQIIDTRMGGVEDPVFKERIKEVMDLTCRSEDEVIMALHDSDGDLNRAAIDLLEGVKTEWEVKKKKPRQPSGSKQTADQPGGQNDGGDWEERRNQRSGGPPRMRGRANHDNREWRGRENKENERNMEESARDGSYSGSRRGRGGPGRSGRGGRGGGRGLGPRTFANRNDPASTSSTHSFSRPIDTWAGSEEQQQSIQEPKMEAWNNYESTEDWDNEEYTGSLADTKVFTPSTSLTEQAPVHDEPKTSDLQTMQSNQTVNLGLLQQEEISKLSEIPTIQQQALIPQQAQQQQTVLSLPTMQLSQQPNAISGGVLTAAQTQYLTQLTQQTSENLKTAGQSSFPSSITNQPQRQSKQRPRVPPPSKIPSSAVEMPGDAVNSGIGFLDVQFGALEFGSDSSSLDGSANEKYNSSNNTISNVDVPSTTNTVNTAGTNSSIDIETTQTSTTPFNATSQMLSSSDSLPVSNDHSINSQTFAGRGTTGQTLDITKQDFTSQVSPGNAATYGAATYQSQKTSFQPSSATQSSYNTYSTNTQSGQSFQTVSVTNANTYSATATVSQTSYNSSSSFPQSNSSNFSQASPSASTSAASVYNQPTTTNQVYQSTSGYASTTTSQYQPSSVATNTVSNSNAGYQTSGYQGSSSFQSTPQAYQPSATTFSSPITQTTGPYQSAAQSVYASAYGNYTSQPQTASHNHKLNSSTTKDSQYESSTTTSNNSLATTTTTTLGLSSASVNSSQTKVTSSNAVPKSTSSGVVTGSSGTGNITGGGAAGSMAPMLSHQYIMGQGVPYTFQQPMYSYEDLQLMQQRIPHMTTGPATSLGGARGDALSGVQGVQGVQGVQGAYTSISDARFARNDSNASPVPSTMSQQTATQHQQPMMNPTLPPGYAYFTYSGGIMPGGFQYGTPAIYPQIATAGNAGTNSGAYSAKPGSYGSGYGGGASYDALASAGPSGEYKAAGSNYTGTQAGKTGTSTGNTNTGGSSATDISATMYAKSHVALSKVNSYEKQAFHSATPPPFGITGSQNAGLPGGYGTPHLFIPTMPHQLHQPLHQDGTNSTGQRSNTSSQNKAQAKPGYSPSYWAGSN from the exons cCAAATACTGTTCAGGTCCGGCATGCACAGATCATTGACACTCGCATGGGAGGAGTTGAAGATCCAGTATTTAAAGAACGGATCAAAGAAGTTATGGATTTAACGTGTCGTTCCGAAGATGAAGTCATTATGGCTTTGCACGATAGCGATGGAGATTTGAATCGTGCGGCCATTGATCTCTTGGAAGGTGTTAAAACAGAATGGGaagtcaaaaaaaagaagcctCGTCAACCAAGTGGCTCAAAGCAAACTGCTGATCAACCAGGTGGTCAAAATGATGGCGGTGATTGGGAAGAAAGACGTAATCAACGAAGTGGTGGACCACCACGAATGCGAGGTCGTGCGAATCATGACAACCGTGAAT GGCGTGGTcgtgaaaataaagagaatgaaagaaacatgGAAGAGAGCGCTCGAGATGGCAGCTACAGTGGCAGTAGAAGAGGACGAGGAGGTCCTGGTAGATCAGGACGTGGAGGTCGTGGAGGTGGAAGAGGTCTTGGACCACGAACATTTGCGAATCGTAATGATCCTGCTTCAACTTCTTCGACTCATAGTTTTAGTCGACCAATTGACACTTGGGCAGGTAGCGAAGAACAGCAACAAAGCATTCAGGAACCAAAAATGG AAGCTTGGAATAATTATGAATCAACAGAAGATTGGGATAATGAGGAATATACAGGATCATTAGCAGATACAAAAGTTTTTACTCCAAGTACGTCTTTAACTGAACAAGCTCCTGTACATGATGAACCAAAGACTTCAGATTTACAAACGATGCAGTCAAATCAGACTGTTAACCTGGGACTATTGCAACAAGAA gaaatatcaaaattatctgAAATACCAACGATACAACAACAAGCATTAATTCCACAACAAGCTCAACAGCAACAAACTGTGCTGAGCTTACCAACAATGCAACTTTCACAACAACCAAATGCTATTAGTGGTGGTGTATTAACTGCTGCACAAACTCAATATTTGACACAGCTAACTCAACAAACTAGTGAAAATCTAAAAACAGCAGGACAGTCTTCATTTCCATCTTCAATAACAAATCAG CCCCAAAGACAATCCAAACAACGTCCAAGAGTACCACCTCCGTCTAAAATACCATCTAGTGCGGTAGAAATGCCGGGCGATGCAGTCAACAGTGGCATCGGATTTCTCGATGTTCAGTTTGGCGCACTTGAATTTGGAAGTGATTCAAGCTCGCTTGATGGTTCagctaatgaaaaatataattcaagtAATAATACCATCTCTAATGTTGACGTTCCATCTACCACAAATACTGTAAACACAGCTGGGACAAATAGTTCCATTGATATTGAAACTACACAAACTTCCACAACACCATTTAATGCCACTTCTCAAAtg ttatcGAGCAGTGACAGTTTACCAGTATCAAATGATCATTCAATAAATTCTCAAACTTTTGCGGGACGTGGAACTACTGGTCAAACTTTGGATATAACCAAACAGGATTTCACATCGCAAGTTTCTCCAGGAAATGCAGCTACGTATGGCGCAGCGACGTATCAATCCCAAAAGACATCATTTCAACCGTCTAGTGCCACACAAAGCAGTTATAACACATATTCTACAAATACGCAATCAGGACAGTCTTTCCAGACTGTTTCAGTCACAAACGCCAATACGTATTCTGCAACTGCAACAGTATCACAAACAAGTTATaattcttcatcatcattcCCACAATCAAATTCTTCAAACTTTAGTCAAGCATCTCCTTCTGCATCAACATCCGCAGCTTCTGTTTACAATCAGCCAACTACTACCAATCAG GTATATCAATCAACGAGTGGTTATGCATCCACAACAACCTCTCAATATCAACCATCTTCTGTAGCTACAAATACTGTATCAAATAGTAATGCTGGATACCAAACAAGTGGTTACCAAGGATCTTCTTCATTTCAATCTACTCCTCAAGCTTATCAACCATCTGCTACTACATTTAGTTCACCTATTACTCAGACCACTGGACCTTATCAAAGTGCAGCACAATCC GTTTATGCGAGTGCGTATGGAAATTACACAAGTCAACCACAAACTGCATCTCACAACCATAAGCTGAATAGTAGTACAACAAAGGATTCCCAATATGAAAGTAGTACAACGACTTCTAACAATTCTCTtgctacgacgacgacaactacATTAGGGCTTAGTTCAGCTTCTGTGAATAGTTCTCAAACAAAAGTAACTAGTTCGAATG cTGTACCAAAAAGTACATCGAGCGGCGTTGTAACGGGTAGTAGTGGCACTGGCAATATAACAGGCGGAGGAGCAGCAGGCAGTATGGCACCGATGCTTAGTCACCAGTACATTATGGGTCAGGGAGTGCCATATACATTTCAACAACCAATGTACAGCTACGAAGACTTACAACTTATGCAACAAAGAATACCGCATATG ACGACTGGACCAGCAACCAGTCTTGGTGGGGCACGAGGTGATGCGTTGTCTGGTGTACAAGGTGTTCAAGGAGTGCAAGGTGTCCAAGGAGCTTATACCAGTATTAGCGACGCTAGGTTTGCCAGAAATGATAGTAATGCGTCACCGGTTCCTTCTACTATGTCGCAACAG ACTGCTACACAGCATCAACAACCTATGATGAATCCAACACTTCCTCCAGGTTACGCATATTTCACATATAGCGGAGGCATAATGCCAGGAGGTTTTCAATATGGAACTCCTGCTATTTATCCC CAGATAGCAACTGCAGGAAATGCTGGTACAAATAGCGGAGCGTACAGCGCTAAACCAGGAAGTTATGGATCTGGTTATGGCGGTGGTGCAAGTTACGATGCTTTAGCATCCGCAGGGCCATCCGGAGAGTATAAAGCTGCTGGGAGTAATTATACTGGTACACAGGCGGGCAAAACTGGTACTTCTACAGGAAATACCAATACTGGTGGATCATCTGCGACTGATATTAGTGCAACGATGTATGCAAAGAGTCACGTAGCACTTAGCAAAGTAAAT TCATATGAAAAACAAGCTTTCCATTCTGCGACTCCACCGCCATTTGGTATTACTGGTAGCCAAAATGCAGGATTGCCTGGAGGATACGGCACGCCGCACTTATTTATACCAACGATGCCTCATCAATTACATCAACCACTTCATCAGGATGGTACCAACAGCACAGGTCAAAGGTCCAATACAAGTTCACAAAACAAAGCTCAAGCTAAGCCTGGTTACAGTCCTAGCTATTGGGCTGGaagcaattaa